A window of the Thalassospira indica genome harbors these coding sequences:
- the cbiB gene encoding adenosylcobinamide-phosphate synthase CbiB, which translates to MIDGLAITAHIAAMEPTFTDFLIPEPAFFGPLFSMLVLALLLDAVFGDFPWLFSRIGHPVVWIGNLIAWFEKRLNRTDRSNPDRLLRGAVTSLVVIAVAAAFGGVVQFVSSLGDVFRAPEVLLVAVLIAQKGLYQHVKAVSNALKKDGIAGGRKAVSMIVGRNPDTLDEAGISRAAIESCAENFSDGVVAPLFWYVVGGPIGICAYKAINTLDSMIGHRNERYLYFGRFAARLDDVANFIPARIAGGVICLAALIGKKTSGTAAWQTMLSDAKKHKSPNAGWQEAAFAGALEIALAGPRQYGSEMVDDPYIGNGRSDLTAVDIDRALRLFTTSCLINAAWPIVLKVFWVGL; encoded by the coding sequence ATGATTGACGGGTTGGCGATCACCGCGCACATTGCCGCGATGGAACCGACATTCACCGATTTTCTGATCCCGGAACCTGCGTTTTTCGGGCCGCTTTTTTCAATGCTGGTGCTGGCACTGCTGCTGGATGCGGTGTTTGGTGACTTCCCGTGGCTGTTTAGCCGGATCGGGCACCCGGTGGTCTGGATTGGCAATCTGATTGCGTGGTTCGAAAAGCGCCTGAACCGCACAGATCGCAGTAACCCGGACCGACTTTTGCGCGGTGCTGTGACCAGTCTGGTGGTGATTGCAGTCGCCGCGGCTTTTGGTGGTGTGGTGCAGTTTGTCTCATCACTTGGCGACGTTTTCAGAGCGCCCGAAGTCCTTTTGGTGGCGGTCCTGATTGCCCAAAAAGGCCTTTATCAACATGTCAAAGCCGTCTCGAACGCGCTTAAGAAAGATGGTATCGCTGGTGGCCGCAAGGCGGTTTCGATGATCGTCGGGCGCAACCCCGACACGCTCGATGAAGCAGGCATCAGCCGGGCAGCCATTGAAAGCTGTGCTGAAAACTTCTCGGATGGCGTGGTCGCCCCGCTGTTTTGGTATGTGGTCGGTGGGCCGATTGGCATTTGCGCCTACAAGGCGATCAACACCCTTGATTCTATGATTGGTCATCGCAACGAACGCTATCTTTATTTCGGCAGGTTCGCCGCGCGGCTTGATGATGTGGCGAACTTTATCCCTGCGCGGATTGCCGGTGGCGTGATTTGCCTTGCCGCCCTGATCGGTAAGAAAACAAGTGGCACGGCTGCCTGGCAGACCATGCTGTCAGATGCAAAAAAACACAAATCGCCCAATGCCGGTTGGCAGGAAGCAGCCTTCGCCGGGGCGCTTGAAATCGCCCTTGCCGGGCCGCGCCAATATGGCAGCGAAATGGTCGATGATCCTTATATTGGCAACGGTCGTTCCGATCTGACCGCTGTTGATATTGACCGTGCGCTTAGGCTTTTTACGACCTCATGCCTTATCAATGCGGCGTGGCCAATTGTTCTTAAAGTTTTTTGGGTCGGGTTATGA
- a CDS encoding precorrin-8X methylmutase, with translation MFDYLRDPQEIYAKSFATIEAEANLARFSDAERPVAIRIIHACGMVEMADQIAFGGDVVNAATAALSRGKPILCDAEMVRHGIISRLLPSQNPVLCTLNNGNTHDLAAQMETTRSAAAVEAWADHIEGAIIAIGNAPTALFHLLEAIHDGRLNKPAAIIGMPVGFVGAAESKDALIEHANGIPFVTLRGRFGGSAVSAATINALARLARDDETTPDGTFDHKSGGAS, from the coding sequence ATGTTTGACTATCTGCGTGACCCGCAGGAAATCTATGCCAAAAGCTTTGCCACCATCGAGGCCGAGGCGAACCTTGCGCGCTTTTCAGACGCTGAGCGACCAGTTGCCATTCGCATCATTCACGCCTGCGGCATGGTCGAAATGGCCGATCAGATCGCCTTTGGCGGTGATGTGGTGAATGCTGCCACAGCGGCATTAAGTCGCGGAAAACCGATCCTGTGTGATGCGGAAATGGTGCGTCATGGCATCATTTCCCGGCTTCTGCCCAGTCAGAACCCGGTTCTTTGCACGCTCAATAATGGCAATACGCACGACCTTGCCGCCCAAATGGAAACCACGCGATCAGCCGCCGCAGTTGAAGCCTGGGCCGATCATATCGAAGGCGCAATAATTGCCATCGGCAATGCGCCAACCGCGCTTTTTCATTTGCTTGAAGCGATCCATGATGGGCGATTGAATAAGCCAGCGGCGATCATCGGTATGCCAGTCGGCTTTGTCGGGGCGGCTGAAAGCAAGGATGCGCTGATCGAACATGCCAATGGTATTCCGTTTGTCACGCTGCGCGGTCGATTTGGCGGCAGTGCGGTATCAGCCGCCACGATCAATGCCTTGGCGCGTCTGGCGCGCGATGACGAAACGACACCTGATGGAACCTTTGACCACAAATCCGGGGGTGCATCATGA
- the rfaE1 gene encoding D-glycero-beta-D-manno-heptose-7-phosphate kinase has protein sequence MTDLSHLARQVEQLTDAKVLCIGDVMLDRFVYGSVTRISPEAPIPVIRVERESAMLGGAGNVTRNATALGAAVQFLSLVGDDLPGREVMEYVANDKGVEPYIQTERNRPTTIKTRYIAGGQQLLRSDNETTSAIAPASISNLSTLASQLASDVAAIILSDYGKGVLHANVVAAAIKAARAAGKPVIVDPKGNDYSIYRGATVVTPNRAEAEAATGIAINSDDDAIAAASKIITECGIENVLLTRSQDGMTLVTKDGEALHLPTEAREVFDVSGAGDTVVACLASAVAAGSSLSDAARIANVAAGIVVGKIGTAVVYPDELISTLHHHDLMIGEAKLMPLDRMVDRAERWRRKGYTVGFTNGCFDLLHPGHLSLLKQARANCDRLIVGLNSDASVKRLKGEARPVQSEAARAAVLGSLETVSGVVIFGEDTPIELIKAIKPDILVKGADYTIDKVVGAEIVHGYGGKVVLANLEDGFSTTSTIARMNKGND, from the coding sequence ATGACCGATCTTAGCCATTTGGCCCGACAGGTTGAACAACTGACCGATGCCAAAGTCCTTTGCATTGGCGATGTCATGCTTGACCGGTTTGTTTATGGCTCGGTCACCCGCATCTCGCCCGAGGCGCCTATCCCCGTCATCCGGGTTGAGCGCGAAAGTGCGATGCTGGGCGGGGCGGGTAACGTCACGCGCAATGCCACAGCCCTTGGCGCAGCAGTTCAGTTCCTGTCGCTGGTTGGCGATGATCTACCCGGTCGCGAAGTCATGGAATATGTCGCCAATGACAAGGGTGTTGAGCCCTATATCCAGACTGAACGCAACCGCCCGACGACGATCAAAACCCGCTATATCGCGGGCGGACAGCAATTGTTGCGTTCTGACAACGAAACCACCAGCGCCATTGCGCCCGCATCGATTAGCAACCTTTCGACGCTGGCAAGTCAACTTGCATCGGATGTTGCAGCGATCATTCTGTCTGACTATGGCAAGGGTGTCTTGCATGCCAATGTCGTTGCAGCCGCGATCAAGGCCGCACGTGCCGCCGGAAAACCTGTGATCGTCGATCCGAAAGGCAATGATTACAGCATCTATCGGGGCGCCACGGTGGTGACGCCGAACCGCGCGGAGGCCGAAGCGGCAACCGGGATTGCCATCAACAGCGACGACGATGCCATCGCTGCTGCGAGCAAGATCATCACCGAATGCGGTATCGAGAATGTCCTGCTTACCCGCAGTCAGGATGGCATGACCCTTGTCACCAAGGATGGCGAGGCTTTGCACCTGCCGACCGAAGCCCGCGAAGTCTTTGATGTTTCAGGGGCAGGTGACACGGTTGTCGCCTGCCTTGCATCGGCGGTTGCGGCGGGTTCAAGCCTTTCCGATGCAGCCCGTATTGCCAATGTTGCGGCCGGGATCGTGGTTGGCAAGATCGGCACCGCAGTTGTTTATCCGGACGAGCTGATTTCCACCCTGCATCATCATGATCTGATGATCGGGGAAGCCAAACTGATGCCGCTTGATCGTATGGTAGATCGCGCAGAACGCTGGCGGCGCAAGGGATACACGGTCGGCTTTACCAATGGCTGCTTTGATCTGTTGCATCCCGGTCACCTCAGCCTGCTGAAACAGGCGCGCGCAAATTGCGACCGGCTGATTGTCGGGCTGAATTCCGATGCATCGGTCAAACGCCTTAAGGGCGAAGCCCGCCCGGTCCAGTCCGAAGCCGCACGTGCGGCCGTGCTTGGATCGCTTGAAACCGTCAGTGGCGTGGTGATTTTTGGTGAAGACACACCGATTGAACTGATCAAGGCGATCAAGCCGGACATTCTGGTCAAGGGTGCGGATTACACCATCGACAAAGTCGTCGGGGCCGAGATTGTTCATGGCTATGGCGGCAAGGTTGTTCTGGCCAATCTTGAGGATGGATTCTCCACCACATCGACCATCGCCCGGATGAACAAGGGCAACGACTAA
- the cobM gene encoding precorrin-4 C(11)-methyltransferase, with product MTVHFIGAGPGAPDLITVRGLRLIEKCPVCLYAGSLVPEEIVTAAPDGARVVDTAPMNLDEIIAEIEDAHAKGQDVARVHSGDPSIYGAIAEQIRRLDDLGIPYDITPGVSAYAATAAEIGAELTLPDISQTVILTRTAMRSSSMPDGESLKELGKSRATLAVHLSINNLANVVRDLTPHYGEDCPVVIAYRATWPDQKYIFGTLGDIRAKVKGSGITRTALIMVGEVFGRKDFTDSRLYAADHTHVLRPAKA from the coding sequence ATGACTGTTCATTTTATCGGTGCCGGTCCCGGTGCCCCCGATCTGATCACCGTGCGTGGCTTGCGCCTGATCGAAAAATGCCCGGTCTGTCTGTATGCCGGATCACTGGTGCCCGAAGAAATCGTCACCGCCGCGCCCGATGGTGCGCGTGTGGTAGATACCGCACCGATGAACCTTGATGAAATCATCGCCGAAATCGAGGACGCCCACGCCAAGGGTCAGGATGTGGCAAGGGTTCATTCTGGTGATCCGTCAATTTATGGCGCGATTGCCGAACAGATCCGTCGTCTGGATGATCTTGGTATTCCCTATGACATTACACCGGGTGTTTCGGCCTATGCCGCGACCGCTGCTGAAATCGGCGCGGAACTGACCTTGCCCGATATTTCCCAGACCGTGATCCTGACCCGAACCGCCATGCGGTCATCATCCATGCCTGATGGTGAAAGCCTTAAGGAACTTGGCAAATCGCGGGCGACTTTGGCGGTGCATCTGTCGATCAACAATCTGGCCAATGTGGTGCGTGATTTGACACCGCATTACGGTGAAGACTGCCCGGTTGTGATTGCCTATCGGGCCACATGGCCTGACCAGAAATACATTTTTGGCACCCTTGGCGATATCCGGGCCAAGGTCAAAGGCAGTGGTATCACGCGGACCGCCCTGATCATGGTTGGCGAGGTTTTCGGGCGGAAGGATTTTACCGACTCTAGACTTTATGCCGCCGATCACACGCATGTCCTGCGTCCGGCGAAAGCCTGA
- a CDS encoding nucleotidyltransferase family protein, translating into MSTGQRVNEIPLGCEFLEGILQNRTSQIILDRFSVFGIKDWWLTAGCLAQTIWNIKANRVPDADISDYDLFYFDPDTSWQAEDRVIAQGAEVFADIPASIEIRNQARVPIWYPEKFGVPYGAVAAASDGIDRFAYQTTAIGLRKDADKDGIDAYRIYAPFGLAAVMEGRVIPNTVLPVKKVYEAKVARWQRTWPDLVVIPWPEEER; encoded by the coding sequence ATGAGTACCGGGCAACGCGTCAATGAAATTCCTTTGGGCTGCGAGTTCCTTGAAGGCATCCTGCAAAACCGGACCAGCCAAATCATTCTCGATCGGTTTTCAGTCTTCGGGATTAAAGACTGGTGGCTAACCGCCGGATGTCTTGCCCAAACCATCTGGAACATCAAGGCCAATCGCGTCCCGGATGCCGATATTTCCGACTATGACCTATTTTATTTTGATCCCGATACGTCATGGCAGGCCGAAGATCGCGTGATCGCCCAAGGCGCTGAAGTGTTTGCGGATATCCCGGCTTCAATCGAAATTCGCAATCAGGCGCGGGTGCCGATCTGGTATCCGGAAAAATTCGGGGTGCCCTATGGTGCTGTGGCTGCTGCCAGTGACGGTATTGATCGCTTTGCCTATCAGACAACTGCCATTGGCCTGCGCAAGGATGCGGACAAGGACGGAATAGATGCCTACCGCATTTATGCGCCGTTTGGCCTTGCTGCGGTCATGGAAGGTCGGGTGATCCCGAACACGGTTTTGCCCGTCAAAAAGGTGTACGAGGCCAAGGTTGCGCGGTGGCAAAGAACATGGCCGGATCTGGTCGTAATACCTTGGCCGGAGGAAGAACGTTAG
- a CDS encoding sirohydrochlorin chelatase, which produces MSPKGAVMICGHGSRDERAVSQFNAMVEAMKQTHLADYDVESGFLEFAHPILRDGFEKLKAMGHKKIYALPGMLFAAGHVKNDLPSEVNNFAHENPDIEVLFGRDLAIDPKLLMAAKERIEEALEGADDSVDRKDTLLMVVGRGTNDPDANSNVYKVARMLQEGMGFGRTEISYSGVAHPRVNAGLREAMKLGYKRVVVFPYFLFAGILIDRIYSHTDEVAAEFGDVEFIKAGYLKDHPMVLESFAERLTEIDTGDNNMNCQLCKYREQIIGYEGDVGTPQVGHHHHVMGIGTDGHSHDHGHHHHHGHGHHHDHGHSHGHSHDHGHSHSHDHDDAKKSTGS; this is translated from the coding sequence ATGTCCCCCAAAGGCGCAGTAATGATTTGCGGTCATGGTTCGCGCGACGAACGCGCGGTTTCACAGTTCAACGCCATGGTTGAAGCTATGAAACAGACCCATCTGGCCGACTACGATGTCGAAAGCGGCTTTCTCGAATTTGCCCACCCGATCCTGCGTGATGGTTTTGAAAAGCTCAAAGCCATGGGCCACAAGAAAATCTATGCCCTTCCCGGTATGCTGTTTGCCGCCGGTCACGTCAAAAACGACCTGCCGAGCGAAGTAAACAATTTCGCCCACGAAAATCCCGATATCGAAGTGCTTTTCGGCCGCGATCTTGCCATTGATCCCAAGCTTCTGATGGCAGCAAAGGAACGCATCGAAGAAGCCCTTGAAGGTGCCGATGACAGCGTAGATCGCAAAGACACCCTGTTGATGGTGGTCGGGCGCGGGACCAATGACCCGGACGCCAATTCCAATGTCTATAAGGTTGCCCGTATGCTTCAGGAAGGCATGGGTTTTGGCCGTACCGAAATCAGCTATTCCGGTGTTGCCCATCCGCGCGTCAATGCGGGCCTGCGCGAAGCGATGAAACTGGGATACAAGCGCGTTGTCGTCTTCCCGTATTTCCTGTTTGCCGGCATTCTGATTGACCGCATTTATAGCCATACTGACGAAGTCGCCGCTGAATTTGGTGATGTTGAATTCATCAAGGCAGGCTACCTCAAGGACCACCCGATGGTTCTTGAAAGCTTTGCCGAACGTCTGACCGAGATTGATACCGGCGACAACAATATGAACTGCCAGCTTTGCAAGTACCGCGAGCAGATCATTGGTTATGAAGGCGATGTCGGAACCCCGCAGGTCGGTCACCATCACCATGTGATGGGCATTGGCACCGATGGACACAGCCATGATCATGGCCATCACCACCATCACGGCCACGGGCATCACCACGATCACGGTCATAGCCATGGCCACAGCCATGATCACGGGCACAGCCATTCCCATGATCACGACGACGCTAAGAAATCGACCGGTTCCTGA
- the cobJ gene encoding precorrin-3B C(17)-methyltransferase, producing the protein MTAQNIQNNMVLPTDPIAPIAVICLTQRALPTARKIASSLQGASVHGLRTRVSVKDVDVAFDDTIAHLQQTFSSDHVIIGVCASGILIRALAPLLSGKWQDAAVLAVDEAGDNFIPLLGGHHGGNRLARDLADRLGGNAAITTPGDAMLGLALDEPPAGWTLGTPDTVKPATAALLAGASARIEIEAGSAAWLTNSAIAQSEDGSILITATAREGANEDAISDGAETAITYHPPVLALGVGCERGCPVDDLYDLVMETLAGQCLSPKAIACVSSIDLKADEAAVHELARRLGVPARFFDAQTLEAEADRLVTPSDVVFAETGCHGVAEGAALATVGPNGKLIVPKHKTKKSTCAVALSQDDIIPENVGTAQGRLSIVGIGPGQIGWRSPEATALIGRATDIVGYQMYLDLLGPLIDGKDCHHSDLGAEEARARHALELAATGKDVALIGSGDAGIYALATLVFELLDREDRADWNRVAVQVSPGISALQAAASRIGAPLGHDFCAISLSDLLTPREDILRRLKSAAEGDFVIAFYNPVSKRRRDLLAKARDILLEHRQADTPVVLGRQLGRPDEEITVVPLSKLEVDMVDMLTTVLVGSSNSRHITRGENEWVYTPRGYAKKGPDAARAPVTSSTSNNKAEE; encoded by the coding sequence ATGACCGCCCAGAACATCCAGAATAACATGGTATTGCCAACCGACCCGATTGCCCCGATAGCGGTGATCTGCCTGACCCAGCGCGCCCTTCCGACCGCGCGCAAAATTGCATCCAGTCTGCAGGGCGCATCGGTACATGGCCTACGCACGCGCGTTTCGGTCAAGGATGTTGATGTCGCCTTTGACGATACCATTGCGCATCTGCAACAAACCTTTTCATCCGATCATGTCATCATTGGCGTCTGCGCGTCAGGCATTCTGATCCGCGCACTTGCACCGTTGCTGAGCGGTAAGTGGCAGGACGCCGCCGTGCTTGCCGTTGATGAAGCCGGTGATAATTTCATTCCGCTTCTGGGTGGACATCATGGTGGCAACCGGCTGGCGCGCGATCTGGCTGATCGCCTTGGGGGGAATGCCGCGATCACCACGCCGGGCGACGCCATGCTCGGCCTTGCCCTTGATGAGCCGCCAGCCGGTTGGACCCTTGGCACACCTGACACCGTCAAACCCGCCACTGCGGCCCTTTTGGCAGGCGCCTCTGCGCGGATTGAGATTGAGGCAGGCTCGGCTGCGTGGTTGACCAACAGCGCGATTGCCCAGTCCGAGGATGGCAGCATCCTGATCACGGCAACCGCCCGCGAGGGTGCCAATGAAGACGCGATCAGCGATGGGGCCGAAACCGCGATTACCTATCACCCGCCGGTTCTGGCATTGGGTGTCGGCTGTGAGCGCGGCTGCCCGGTGGATGATCTGTATGATCTTGTAATGGAAACACTGGCCGGGCAGTGCCTGAGCCCCAAGGCCATTGCCTGCGTGAGTTCGATTGATCTCAAGGCCGACGAGGCCGCCGTCCACGAACTGGCGCGACGCCTTGGCGTTCCGGCCCGGTTCTTTGATGCCCAAACCCTTGAGGCCGAGGCAGACCGTCTGGTGACGCCATCAGACGTCGTGTTTGCCGAAACCGGCTGCCATGGTGTTGCCGAGGGTGCAGCACTGGCGACGGTCGGTCCGAACGGCAAGCTGATTGTGCCCAAACACAAGACCAAGAAATCCACCTGTGCGGTTGCCCTGTCACAGGATGACATCATTCCCGAGAATGTCGGCACCGCGCAGGGCAGGCTTTCGATTGTTGGCATCGGTCCGGGTCAGATCGGCTGGCGCAGCCCCGAAGCCACCGCCCTGATTGGCCGCGCAACTGATATTGTCGGCTATCAGATGTATCTTGATCTGCTGGGGCCGCTGATTGATGGCAAGGATTGCCACCATTCCGACCTTGGCGCCGAAGAAGCCCGCGCGCGCCATGCACTGGAACTTGCCGCCACCGGCAAGGACGTTGCCCTGATCGGGTCGGGGGATGCGGGAATTTATGCGCTGGCAACACTGGTGTTTGAGCTGTTGGATCGTGAAGATCGCGCAGACTGGAACCGGGTTGCGGTTCAGGTATCACCGGGTATTTCCGCCCTTCAGGCGGCGGCATCACGGATTGGTGCGCCGCTGGGTCATGATTTCTGTGCGATTTCGCTTTCTGACCTTCTGACACCGCGTGAAGACATCCTGCGCCGCCTGAAATCAGCGGCCGAAGGGGATTTTGTGATTGCGTTCTATAACCCGGTATCGAAGCGCCGCCGGGATCTTTTGGCGAAAGCGCGTGATATCCTGCTTGAACATCGCCAAGCAGATACGCCGGTGGTTCTTGGCCGTCAGCTTGGCCGCCCGGACGAGGAGATCACGGTCGTTCCGCTTTCGAAACTGGAAGTCGACATGGTCGATATGCTGACGACTGTTCTGGTCGGATCAAGCAACAGCCGCCATATCACACGCGGCGAGAACGAATGGGTCTATACCCCGCGCGGCTATGCCAAAAAAGGCCCGGATGCCGCCAGGGCCCCGGTTACAAGCAGCACGTCAAACAACAAGGCAGAAGAATGA
- the cobI gene encoding precorrin-2 C(20)-methyltransferase: protein MSSAENPATPLPEVGTAYGLGIGPGEPDLITLKAYNILQKADVIAYPALEDGVSLARQIVDPHIPEGRIEIAIRIEMGKPADPVYDAAAIEIGKHLADGKTVAVLCEGDPFFYGSFMYLFGRLAETGYPVKTVPGVSSMMACAAQLGAPLAAKNDVLQVIPGPLDADRLREQLAKTDAAAIIKLGRHFAKVRGVINELGLTDRARYIERATLETQKMVPLGELPSDAKAPYFSMILIHRRGDAWR, encoded by the coding sequence ATGAGCAGTGCGGAAAATCCCGCAACGCCCCTTCCGGAGGTCGGAACGGCCTATGGGCTTGGCATAGGGCCGGGCGAGCCTGATCTGATCACGCTTAAGGCCTATAACATCCTGCAAAAGGCCGACGTGATCGCCTATCCAGCCCTTGAAGATGGTGTTAGCCTGGCGCGTCAGATCGTTGATCCGCACATCCCCGAAGGCCGGATCGAAATTGCCATTCGCATTGAAATGGGCAAACCGGCCGATCCGGTTTATGACGCCGCCGCGATTGAAATCGGCAAGCATCTGGCGGATGGCAAAACCGTTGCCGTTCTGTGCGAAGGTGACCCGTTCTTTTATGGCAGCTTCATGTACCTGTTTGGCCGTCTGGCCGAGACCGGGTACCCGGTAAAAACCGTGCCCGGTGTCAGCTCCATGATGGCCTGTGCCGCCCAGCTTGGCGCGCCATTGGCCGCCAAGAACGATGTGTTGCAAGTCATCCCGGGCCCGCTTGATGCCGATCGTTTGCGTGAACAGCTGGCCAAAACCGATGCCGCGGCCATCATCAAGCTGGGCCGACATTTTGCCAAGGTTCGTGGTGTGATCAACGAACTCGGCCTGACCGATCGGGCGCGCTATATCGAACGTGCCACGCTTGAAACCCAAAAAATGGTGCCACTTGGTGAATTGCCGAGCGATGCCAAGGCACCGTATTTTTCCATGATCCTGATCCACCGTCGCGGAGACGCATGGCGATGA
- a CDS encoding bifunctional cobalt-precorrin-7 (C(5))-methyltransferase/cobalt-precorrin-6B (C(15))-methyltransferase: MNEQAPIKGRITVIGIGEDGYNGLSPMARNILENASIIFGGTRHIAMLPGSNRATQNKWITPFEANLPLIEDCLDQNPVVLASGDPMYFGVGNTLIKYFGPEPIYAVPAPSSISLATSRLGWPLAECDVITLHGRDPETLRAHLRPHGKLIALSADGSTPALVAVMLCEAGFDQSRMSVCERLGGPEERITTQTARTWQSTATSMPDVKSVDPLNLIMIDLEAGPNAKPLPKGPGLPDDAFIHDGMITKSEIRAQTLASLAPFDGGVLWDLGAGCGSISIEWKRMGGLAVAIERDAERCAMIKKNAIRLGVPTLAIEQKSIEEALSFADRLPKPDAIFIGGGITIDGLLENCWDLLPLHGRLVANTVTLEGEEKLLRFYNKNGGSLSRLSISRLVPRGCFKGWSNLAPVTHYLGVKA; encoded by the coding sequence ATGAACGAACAGGCACCGATCAAGGGACGGATCACGGTTATTGGCATCGGTGAAGATGGCTATAACGGCCTTTCACCAATGGCGCGCAACATCCTTGAAAATGCCAGCATCATTTTTGGCGGCACACGCCATATCGCCATGTTACCCGGTTCCAACAGGGCAACCCAGAACAAATGGATCACACCGTTTGAAGCCAACCTGCCGCTGATCGAAGATTGCCTTGATCAGAACCCGGTCGTGCTGGCCAGCGGCGATCCGATGTATTTTGGCGTTGGCAACACGCTGATTAAATATTTCGGACCCGAACCAATATACGCGGTCCCGGCGCCATCAAGTATTTCCCTGGCCACCTCCAGGCTTGGCTGGCCACTAGCCGAGTGTGATGTGATTACGCTGCATGGCCGTGATCCGGAAACGCTGCGCGCCCATTTGCGTCCGCACGGCAAACTGATCGCACTCAGTGCAGACGGCTCCACCCCGGCCCTTGTCGCCGTCATGCTATGTGAAGCCGGTTTTGATCAAAGCCGCATGTCGGTTTGTGAACGGCTTGGCGGGCCGGAAGAACGCATTACCACGCAAACCGCGCGCACCTGGCAATCAACGGCAACCTCGATGCCCGATGTCAAATCGGTCGACCCGCTTAATCTGATCATGATTGATCTTGAAGCCGGACCAAACGCCAAACCGCTGCCCAAGGGGCCAGGCCTGCCCGATGATGCCTTTATCCATGATGGCATGATCACAAAATCGGAAATCCGCGCACAAACGCTGGCGTCACTCGCGCCGTTTGACGGCGGTGTTTTGTGGGATCTGGGGGCCGGGTGCGGGTCGATTTCGATTGAATGGAAACGCATGGGCGGGCTGGCTGTTGCGATTGAACGCGACGCCGAACGCTGCGCGATGATCAAGAAGAATGCCATTCGCCTTGGCGTTCCGACCCTTGCGATTGAACAGAAATCCATTGAAGAGGCACTGAGTTTTGCCGATCGCCTGCCCAAACCCGATGCGATTTTCATCGGCGGGGGCATTACGATTGATGGGTTGCTTGAAAACTGCTGGGATCTGTTGCCGCTGCACGGGCGGCTGGTTGCCAATACGGTAACGCTTGAAGGCGAAGAAAAATTATTACGGTTTTACAATAAAAATGGTGGCAGCTTGTCGCGCCTGTCGATTTCACGACTGGTGCCGCGCGGCTGTTTCAAGGGCTGGAGCAACCTTGCCCCGGTCACCCATTACCTCGGAGTAAAAGCATGA